From Caulobacter segnis, a single genomic window includes:
- a CDS encoding EF-hand domain-containing protein → MRRTLIVALASLTTVAAGAAFAQEAPPPGPPRQMPNPEDIFKRWDTNSDGAVDKAEWDATGRPADRFAMLDANKDGKVTLDEMKAAFEKMRQRRAQQGDGPPPGPPPEGPPPQN, encoded by the coding sequence CGCGCTCGCTTCGCTCACCACGGTCGCCGCCGGCGCGGCCTTCGCGCAGGAAGCCCCCCCTCCGGGTCCGCCGCGCCAGATGCCCAACCCGGAAGACATCTTCAAGCGCTGGGACACCAACAGCGACGGCGCCGTCGACAAGGCCGAGTGGGACGCCACGGGCCGCCCGGCCGATCGCTTCGCGATGCTAGACGCCAACAAGGACGGCAAGGTCACCCTCGACGAGATGAAGGCCGCCTTCGAGAAGATGCGCCAGCGCCGCGCCCAGCAAGGCGATGGCCCGCCTCCCGGTCCGCCGCCGGAAGGCCCGCCGCCGCAGAACTGA
- a CDS encoding alpha/beta fold hydrolase, whose translation MRKRFHLFVIAMAILAATGVFGGHHAHAAPMGPDDRISVTVSGKGPDVVLIPGLASSGAVWDATVQQLSATHRVHVVQVAGFAGAPVAGNAEGPVVEPLVEAVDDYIKANHLKSPAVIGHSMGGFTGLLLARRHPEDVGRLMIVDSLPFFAVMFSPAATVETVKPQAAAMRDGVIAMSPEAFAGQQAMTAPRFSKSPEGQKGVLDWSKASSQSVVGRAMYDLLTTDARGELAAIKTPVTLLYPYDPAMGAPVAAIDKTYADAYAALPGVTLKRIDDARHFIMLDQPQAFAEAVAAFLN comes from the coding sequence ATGCGCAAACGCTTCCACCTGTTCGTCATCGCCATGGCCATCCTGGCCGCGACCGGCGTGTTCGGGGGGCATCACGCCCATGCAGCGCCCATGGGGCCTGACGACCGGATCTCCGTCACCGTCTCGGGCAAGGGCCCCGACGTGGTGCTGATCCCGGGCCTGGCTTCGTCCGGCGCGGTCTGGGACGCCACCGTCCAGCAGCTGTCGGCCACCCACCGCGTCCACGTGGTCCAGGTGGCGGGCTTCGCCGGCGCGCCGGTGGCCGGCAATGCCGAGGGACCGGTGGTCGAGCCGCTGGTCGAGGCGGTCGACGACTACATCAAGGCCAACCACCTGAAGTCGCCGGCCGTGATCGGCCACTCGATGGGCGGGTTCACCGGCCTGCTGCTGGCCCGGCGTCATCCCGAGGATGTCGGCCGGCTGATGATCGTCGACAGCCTGCCGTTCTTCGCGGTGATGTTCTCGCCGGCCGCCACGGTCGAGACCGTCAAGCCGCAGGCCGCAGCCATGCGCGACGGCGTCATCGCCATGAGCCCCGAGGCCTTCGCCGGCCAGCAGGCCATGACAGCGCCGCGCTTTTCCAAGTCGCCCGAGGGCCAGAAGGGGGTCCTCGACTGGTCGAAGGCCTCGTCGCAGTCGGTGGTCGGCCGCGCGATGTACGACCTCCTGACCACCGACGCGCGGGGCGAACTGGCGGCGATCAAGACGCCGGTGACGCTTCTCTATCCCTATGATCCGGCCATGGGCGCGCCGGTCGCGGCGATCGACAAGACCTATGCCGACGCCTACGCGGCCCTGCCGGGCGTGACCCTGAAGCGGATCGACGACGCGCGCCACTTCATCATGCTGGACCAGCCCCAGGCCTTCGCCGAGGCGGTCGCCGCCTTCCTGAACTGA
- a CDS encoding winged helix-turn-helix domain-containing protein, whose product MAFGDVSIDVESRRVRAPIGASHLEPRTFDLLLTLTERPGLTASRDYLIETLWTGVRGADETLSQAVADLRRALGDDARAPRFIETVPELGYRWIFEEPPGRLPPTLRWLQGPAWVAAGAVLAIAVGGVGGVGAYAWVRGAEPNGFEIRKTRMQRMADGHCRPQVQIIRGRGFPSTKQHAPPTPSSPGCAQATVARAFVQL is encoded by the coding sequence TTGGCGTTCGGCGATGTCTCGATCGATGTCGAGAGCCGCCGCGTGCGGGCCCCGATCGGCGCCAGCCACCTGGAGCCGCGCACCTTCGACCTGCTGCTGACCTTGACGGAGCGGCCCGGCCTGACCGCCTCGCGCGACTATCTGATCGAGACGTTGTGGACCGGTGTGCGCGGGGCGGACGAGACGCTGAGCCAGGCCGTTGCCGACCTGCGGCGCGCGCTGGGTGACGATGCGCGGGCGCCGCGCTTCATCGAGACGGTGCCGGAGCTGGGCTATCGCTGGATCTTCGAGGAGCCGCCGGGCCGCTTGCCGCCGACCCTGCGCTGGCTGCAAGGCCCCGCCTGGGTGGCGGCCGGCGCGGTGCTGGCGATCGCGGTCGGCGGGGTCGGGGGTGTCGGCGCCTATGCCTGGGTGCGAGGCGCCGAGCCGAACGGCTTCGAGATCCGCAAGACGCGCATGCAGCGTATGGCCGACGGACACTGCCGGCCCCAGGTCCAGATCATTCGCGGACGCGGCTTTCCCTCGACCAAGCAGCACGCGCCGCCCACGCCCTCGTCGCCGGGCTGCGCGCAGGCGACCGTCGCGCGGGCGTTCGTCCAGCTCTAG
- a CDS encoding helix-turn-helix transcriptional regulator, translating to MKNRLKVLRAERDWSQADLAEALQVSRQTINALETGKYDPSLPLAFKIARLFEQPIEAIFQDEA from the coding sequence ATGAAGAACCGCCTCAAGGTCCTGCGCGCCGAGCGCGACTGGAGCCAGGCGGACCTGGCCGAGGCGCTGCAGGTTTCCCGCCAGACCATCAACGCTCTGGAGACGGGCAAGTACGATCCTAGCCTGCCGCTGGCCTTCAAGATCGCCCGGCTGTTCGAGCAGCCGATCGAAGCGATCTTCCAGGACGAGGCGTAG
- a CDS encoding TraB/GumN family protein, translating to MLRQLRRAAAGLASVLALGFAGSALAEPALWAIKDHDSTIYLFGTIHVLKPDTQWRSAKIDKALTTSGDLTLEIVGADDPAVMQPLVLKYGLDPSNPLSGKIPAETFKHASELAQAGGVPPQALNMMRPWLAAVSLSMLPVIKAGYDPKSGVEQVLAKEVKAAGKPENAFETPEQQIRFFADLPVKTEADFLRATLDDVDEGVGKIDKMVAAWAAGDVRELEAEFISEMKGDYPELYDLLIVKRNEDWARQLKTKLAGSGVSFVAVGSGHLVGPDSVQAQLAKLGIKAERVE from the coding sequence ATGCTTCGTCAATTGCGCCGCGCGGCGGCTGGTCTGGCTTCGGTCCTGGCCCTGGGTTTCGCCGGCTCCGCCCTGGCCGAACCCGCGCTGTGGGCCATCAAGGACCACGACTCGACGATCTATCTGTTCGGTACGATCCACGTCCTCAAGCCCGACACCCAATGGCGCTCGGCCAAGATCGACAAGGCGCTGACCACCAGCGGCGACCTGACCCTGGAGATCGTCGGCGCCGACGATCCGGCGGTGATGCAGCCCCTGGTGCTGAAGTATGGCCTGGATCCCTCCAATCCGCTGTCGGGCAAGATCCCGGCCGAGACGTTCAAGCACGCCAGCGAACTGGCCCAGGCCGGCGGGGTGCCGCCCCAGGCCTTGAACATGATGCGCCCGTGGCTGGCCGCCGTGTCGCTGTCGATGCTGCCGGTGATCAAGGCCGGCTACGACCCCAAGAGCGGCGTCGAGCAGGTGCTGGCCAAGGAGGTCAAGGCCGCCGGCAAGCCCGAGAACGCCTTCGAGACGCCCGAGCAGCAGATCCGCTTCTTCGCCGACCTGCCGGTCAAGACCGAGGCCGACTTCCTGCGCGCGACGCTGGACGATGTCGACGAGGGCGTGGGCAAGATCGACAAGATGGTCGCCGCCTGGGCCGCCGGCGACGTGCGGGAGCTTGAGGCCGAGTTTATCTCGGAGATGAAGGGCGACTATCCCGAGCTCTACGACCTCCTGATCGTCAAGCGCAACGAGGACTGGGCGCGCCAGTTGAAGACCAAGCTGGCCGGTTCGGGCGTCAGCTTCGTCGCCGTCGGCTCGGGCCACCTGGTCGGCCCCGACAGCGTCCAGGCCCAGCTGGCCAAGCTGGGGATCAAGGCCGAACGGGTGGAGTAG
- a CDS encoding HD domain-containing protein — translation MADGEDHPRAKFHAMTDGTPEDWGIIAGASVEFGRELPTRLIAHLNLLKGDCGGFAIDRLEHSLQTATRAHQAGEDEEYVVCALLHDIGDILGPRNHADIAAAILQPFVSERNHWMVAHHAIFQGYYFFHHLGLDRDMRDQFRGHPDFEHTAKFCHVYDQEAFDPNFKSMPLEAFEPMLQRVMSVPKRSIYLRAAAE, via the coding sequence ATGGCCGACGGCGAGGATCATCCGCGCGCCAAATTTCATGCGATGACCGACGGCACGCCCGAGGACTGGGGGATCATCGCCGGGGCGTCGGTCGAGTTCGGGCGCGAGCTACCCACCCGCCTGATCGCCCACCTGAACCTCTTGAAAGGCGACTGCGGCGGCTTCGCCATCGATCGGCTAGAGCACAGCCTGCAGACCGCCACCCGCGCCCACCAGGCCGGCGAGGACGAGGAATATGTCGTCTGCGCCCTGCTGCACGACATCGGCGACATCCTGGGGCCGCGCAATCACGCCGACATCGCCGCGGCGATCCTGCAGCCCTTCGTGTCCGAGCGGAACCACTGGATGGTGGCTCACCACGCGATCTTCCAGGGCTATTACTTCTTCCACCACCTGGGCCTGGACCGCGACATGCGCGACCAGTTCCGGGGCCATCCGGACTTCGAACACACGGCCAAGTTCTGCCACGTGTACGACCAGGAGGCCTTCGACCCGAACTTCAAGTCGATGCCCCTGGAGGCGTTCGAACCGATGCTGCAGCGGGTGATGAGCGTTCCCAAGCGCTCTATCTATCTTCGGGCGGCGGCGGAGTAG